One stretch of Arthrobacter polaris DNA includes these proteins:
- the rpsO gene encoding 30S ribosomal protein S15, translated as MALDAAVKQEIMQAFATVEGDTGSPEVQVAMLSRRITDLTEHLKMHKHDHHTRRGLMGLVGRRRRLLGYLKDTDIARYRTLIERLGLRR; from the coding sequence GTGGCATTAGACGCCGCTGTAAAGCAAGAAATCATGCAGGCTTTCGCAACCGTTGAGGGCGATACCGGCTCACCTGAGGTTCAGGTTGCGATGCTCTCGCGTCGTATCACCGACCTGACAGAGCACCTGAAGATGCACAAGCACGATCACCACACCCGCCGCGGCCTCATGGGCCTAGTTGGTCGCCGTCGTCGCTTGCTCGGGTACCTCAAGGACACCGACATCGCTCGCTACCGTACGCTCATCGAGCGCCTCGGCCTGCGTCGCTAG
- a CDS encoding polyribonucleotide nucleotidyltransferase, whose amino-acid sequence MEGPEIQYSEAVIDNGRYGQRVIRFETGRLAQQAAGAAMVYIDEDTVLLSATTAGKHPREGFDFFPLTVDVEERMYAAGRIPGSFFRREGRPSTEAILACRLMDRPLRPAFVKGLRNEVQVVVTVLAINPDVLYDVVAINASSMSTQLSGLPFSGPIGGVRVALIDDGNGAQWVAFPKHSELENAVFNMVVAGKVSGDDVAIMMVEAEATENSWKLIKEQGHTAPTEEVVSQGLEAAKPFIKALCQAQADLAARAAKPTVEFPVFLDFEDDVYNAVEKACATKLAAVFTIADKQERENASDALKDQTIAALAGSFEGREKELSAAFRAVTKHVIRQRILTEQVRIDGRGLTDIRQLTAEVEVLPRVHGSAIFERGETQILGVTTLNMLKMEQQIDSLSPVTRKRYMHNYNFPPYSTGETGRVGSPKRREIGHGALAERAIMPVLPSREEFPYAIRQVSEALSSNGSTSMGSVCASTLSLLNAGVPLKAAVAGIAMGLVSDQVNGQTRYAALTDILGAEDAFGDMDFKVAGTAEFVTAIQLDTKLDGIPASVLAAALKQAREARLHILSVLTSAIDVPDELSEFAPRVIAVKIPVDKIGEVIGPKGKMINQIQEDTGADISIEDDGTVYIGATNGPSADAARSAINAIANPQIPEIGERYLGTVVKTTTFGAFISLTPGKDGLLHISELRKLANGKRVDNVDDIVSVGQKIQVEITKIDDRGKLSLSPVVAEDQNASEEAVTEGAAE is encoded by the coding sequence ATGGAGGGTCCCGAGATTCAGTATTCAGAGGCTGTCATTGACAACGGTCGCTACGGCCAGCGCGTCATTCGCTTCGAGACCGGACGCCTTGCCCAGCAAGCCGCCGGCGCTGCCATGGTTTACATTGACGAAGACACCGTTCTGCTCTCAGCCACCACGGCTGGTAAGCACCCGCGTGAAGGCTTTGACTTCTTCCCGCTGACAGTTGATGTGGAAGAGCGTATGTACGCCGCGGGCCGTATCCCGGGCAGCTTCTTCCGCCGCGAAGGACGCCCGTCAACGGAAGCCATCTTGGCTTGCCGTTTGATGGATCGCCCGTTGCGCCCGGCCTTCGTCAAGGGCCTGCGCAACGAAGTTCAGGTTGTTGTCACGGTTCTGGCCATCAACCCGGATGTTTTGTACGACGTGGTGGCCATCAACGCTTCCTCCATGTCAACCCAGCTCTCCGGCCTCCCGTTCTCCGGTCCGATCGGTGGCGTTCGCGTTGCCTTGATCGATGACGGCAACGGTGCCCAGTGGGTTGCCTTCCCGAAGCACTCCGAGCTGGAAAACGCCGTGTTCAACATGGTGGTTGCTGGCAAGGTTAGCGGTGACGACGTTGCCATCATGATGGTGGAGGCAGAAGCCACCGAGAACTCTTGGAAGCTCATCAAGGAACAGGGCCACACTGCNCCCACCGAAGAGGTTGTTTCCCAGGGCCTTGAAGCTGCCAAGCCGTTCATCAAGGCACTGTGCCAGGCTCAGGCTGACTTGGCTGCCCGTGCTGCCAAGCCCACCGTTGAATTCCCCGTCTTCCTTGACTTCGAAGATGACGTGTACAACGCCGTCGAGAAGGCTTGCGCCACGAAGCTGGCAGCCGTGTTCACCATCGCTGACAAGCAGGAGCGCGAGAACGCCTCTGACGCTTTGAAGGACCAGACCATCGCTGCCCTGGCCGGGTCCTTTGAAGGCCGCGAGAAGGAGCTTTCAGCTGCTTTCCGGGCCGTGACCAAGCATGTCATCCGCCAGCGTATCCTCACCGAACAGGTTCGCATCGACGGCCGTGGCCTGACGGACATCCGCCAGCTCACCGCCGAAGTTGAGGTTCTGCCTCGCGTCCACGGTTCAGCAATCTTTGAGCGCGGCGAGACCCAGATCTTGGGTGTCACCACCTTGAACATGCTCAAGATGGAACAGCAGATTGACTCGTTGTCCCCGGTGACGCGCAAGCGTTACATGCACAACTACAACTTCCCGCCGTACTCAACTGGTGAAACGGGCCGTGTGGGCTCGCCCAAGCGCCGCGAAATCGGTCACGGCGCCTTGGCTGAGCGCGCCATCATGCCGGTGCTGCCCTCGCGTGAAGAGTTCCCTTACGCCATCCGCCAGGTCTCGGAAGCATTGAGCTCCAACGGTTCAACCTCCATGGGTTCTGTCTGTGCCTCGACCTTGTCGCTGCTGAACGCAGGCGTGCCGTTGAAGGCTGCTGTTGCAGGTATTGCCATGGGCTTGGTCTCCGATCAGGTTAATGGTCAGACCCGCTACGCCGCACTGACTGACATCCTTGGTGCCGAAGATGCCTTCGGCGACATGGACTTCAAGGTTGCAGGTACCGCCGAGTTCGTCACAGCCATCCAGCTGGACACCAAGCTTGACGGTATCCCGGCCTCAGTTCTGGCTGCAGCCCTGAAGCAGGCACGCGAAGCACGCCTGCACATCCTCAGCGTCTTGACCAGTGCCATTGACGTGCCCGATGAGCTCTCCGAGTTCGCNCCCCGGGTCATCGCGGTCAAGATCCCCGTTGATAAGATCGGCGAGGTCATTGGGCCGAAGGGCAAGATGATCAACCAGATCCAGGAAGACACCGGCGCGGACATCTCCATTGAAGATGACGGCACGGTTTACATCGGTGCAACGAACGGACCGTCAGCTGACGCCGCTCGTTCAGCGATCAACGCCATCGCCAACCCTCAGATTCCTGAAATTGGCGAGCGTTACCTGGGCACAGTTGTCAAGACCACCACGTTCGGTGCGTTCATTTCGCTGACACCGGGCAAGGATGGTCTGTTGCACATCTCCGAACTGCGCAAGCTGGCCAATGGCAAGCGCGTAGATAACGTTGATGACATTGTCTCCGTTGGCCAGAAGATCCAGGTGGAAATCACCAAGATCGATGACCGTGGCAAGCTTTCACTTTCCCCGGTTGTTGCCGAGGACCAGAACGCATCCGAAGAAGCTGTTACTGAAGGCGCTGCTGAATAA
- a CDS encoding pitrilysin family protein, protein MAITLLPLISAADGFNGSDCTIISGQVGGAVVRRSVLPGGVRVLTESMPGQRSATIGFWVGVGSRDETEGQHGSTHFLEHLLFKGTKRRTALEIASAFDEVGGESNAATAKESTCYYARVLDTDLPMAIDVIADMVTSAVIDPAEMEQERDVILEEIAMDGDDPTDVAHEHFVAAVLGEHALGRPIGGTPEAIKAVPRESVWAHYQKHYRPETLVITAAGGLDHDSVCTLVLAALRTAGWSLDEGVAPAPRRSSVAADVTGTAGLHVVKRQVEQANIILGCPSLRATDSRRYVMSVLNSILGXGMSSRLFQEIREKRGLVYSTYSFASSYADTGYFGMYAGCAPAKVSQVIGLLSAELEKLAEHGVSEAELAKALGQLSGGIVLGLEDSGSRMSRLGRAELVTGQFLDLDESLXRIRKVTAAEVQDLARELAKAPRTITVVGPFEENETFGL, encoded by the coding sequence ATGGCGATCACCCTNTTGCCGCTAATAAGCGCTGCTGACGGCTTCAACGGTAGCGACTGCACCATAATCTCCGGCCAAGTCGGCGGCGCCGTTGTGCGCCGATCGGTCTTGCCCGGNGGTGTGCGGGTCCTGACGGAGTCCATGCCCGGACAGCGCAGTGCGACAATTGGGTTCTGGGTTGGTGTTGGCTCTCGGGATGAAACCGAGGGCCAACACGGCTCAACCCATTTCCTGGAGCACTTGTTGTTCAAGGGAACCAAACGCCGCACAGCGTTAGAGATCGCTTCCGCCTTTGATGAGGTGGGAGGGGAATCNAATGCTGCAACGGCTAAGGAAAGCACCTGCTATTACGCACGTGTGCTGGACACAGACCTGCCCATGGCCATCGACGTCATTGCCGACATGGTCACCTCAGCGGTGATTGACCCCGCTGAAATGGAGCAAGAACGCGACGTCATTTTAGAAGAAATCGCCATGGATGGCGACGACCCTACTGATGTTGCCCATGAGCATTTTGTGGCCGCCGTCCTCGGCGAGCATGCACTGGGACGCCCCATTGGCGGCACNCCCGAAGCCATCAAGGCTGTGCCGCGGGAATCGGTGTGGGCACATTACCAAAAGCACTACCGTCCCGAAACACTTGTGATCACAGCAGCTGGCGGACTCGACCATGACAGCGTGTGCACGTTGGTATTGGCGGCCCTGCGCACGGCTGGCTGGTCACTTGATGAAGGNGTTGCTCCTGCGCCGCGGCGTTCAAGTGTGGCAGCTGATGTCACTGGTACCGCCGGCCTGCACGTGGTGAAGCGGCAAGTTGAACAAGCCAACATCATCCTTGGCTGCCCATCTCTAAGGGCCACAGATTCGCGGCGCTACGTGATGAGCGTGCTCAATTCCATTCTTGGANNGGGCATGTCCTCACGCCTGTTCCAAGAAATTCGTGAAAAGCGCGGCTTGGTGTACTCCACTTATTCCTTTGCTTCTTCTTACGCGGACACAGGCTACTTCGGGATGTATGCCGGTTGCGCTCCAGCGAAGGTAAGTCAAGTCATCGGTTTGTTAAGTGCGGAACTTGAAAAGCTTGCTGAGCACGGTGTGAGCGAGGCCGAACTAGCAAAAGCCTTGGGCCAATTATCTGGCGGCATCGTCTTGGGCCTTGAAGACAGCGGATCCCGCATGTCTCGGTTGGGCCGGGCTGAACTTGTGACGGGTCAGTTCTTGGACCTGGACGAGTCCTTGNNGAGAATTCGCAAAGTTACCGCAGCCGAGGTTCAAGACCTTGCCCGCGAACTGGCGAAGGCACCGCGCACCATTACGGTTGTGGGACCGTTTGAGGAAAACGAAACGTTCGGCCTCTAA
- a CDS encoding MoaD/ThiS family protein produces MPLEDEYASSFFAAAAAATGLEEQRINLPAGPGTEPFRLADLSALLETSFPVSASSHTPXLSDLLSRCSFLLNEVSTRDLAMTLKPGDVVDVLPPFAGG; encoded by the coding sequence GTGCCATTGGAGGATGAGTATGCTAGTTCGTTTTTCGCCGCAGCCGCAGCCGCAACCGGGCTTGAGGAACAGCGCATCAATCTTCCTGCAGGCCCTGGCACGGAGCCGTTCCGGCTGGCTGATTTGTCCGCACTGCTAGAAACTAGTTTCCCGGTGTCTGCCTCAAGCCATACACCCNCGCTCTCTGACCTCCTGAGCCGCTGCAGCTTCTTGCTGAACGAGGTCTCCACCCGGGACTTGGCAATGACGCTTAAACCAGGGGACGTGGTGGACGTTTTGCCGCCGTTCGCCGGAGGCTAG
- the moaA gene encoding GTP 3',8-cyclase MoaA, with the protein MDTERVALGIPEVRPTSAATAVPRTGGAEMGLLDQFGRVATDMRLSLTDKCNLRCTYCMPEAGLQWLKKDKLLTAAEIVRLVGLGXNRLGVRELRLTGGEPXVRADLVQIIAAVRDNHXDLPISLTTNXVGLAAKAQALADAGLTRLNVSMDTLHHDAFLQLTRRPFLDQVLAGIEAASAAGLMPIKINAVLLRGINDGHAAELLQWSLDRGYELRFIEQMPLDADHGWTREGMITAAEIRALLEGNFVLSGDPRARDGAPAERFQVRHHGSEKLLGTVGIIASVTEPFCTDCRRTRITAEGKVMSCLFSRTEVDLLALLRAGISTADDDAVASRWQDAMWAKPRAHGMGHPGLGDADFIQPDRSMSAIGG; encoded by the coding sequence ATGGATACCGAACGCGTTGCCTTGGGCATACCGGAGGTGCGCCCCACGTCCGCTGCAACGGCCGTGCCGCGCACCGGCGGAGCCGAAATGGGCCTATTGGATCAATTTGGCCGGGTGGCCACCGACATGCGGCTCTCACTCACTGACAAGTGCAATCTGCGCTGTACGTACTGCATGCCCGAAGCTGGCCTGCAATGGCTGAAGAAGGACAAACTGCTCACGGCTGCTGAGATTGTCAGGCTTGTGGGCTTAGGGNTGAACCGTCTCGGTGTACGCGAACTGCGGTTGACCGGCGGGGAGCCCNTAGTCCGTGCCGACCTTGTTCAGATCATCGCCGCCGTGCGGGATAATCACNCGGATCTGCCTATTTCGCTGACAACCAACNGTGTGGGTTTAGCTGCCAAGGCTCAAGCCTTGGCGGACGCTGGTTTAACCCGGCTCAACGTTTCCATGGATACCTTGCACCACGATGCTTTCTTGCAGCTCACGCGCAGACCGTTCCTGGATCAGGTGCTGGCCGGGATTGAGGCTGCCTCTGCAGCAGGGCTGATGCCCATCAAGATCAACGCTGTACTGTTGCGCGGTATCAATGACGGCCACGCGGCAGAATTGCTGCAATGGTCCCTTGACCGTGGTTACGAGTTGCGCTTTATTGAACAGATGCCCCTCGATGCCGACCATGGCTGGACCCGGGAAGGGATGATCACAGCAGCGGAAATTCGGGCTCTGCTAGAAGGCAATTTTGTGCTCTCTGGCGATCCCCGCGCACGTGACGGCGCCCCGGCCGAACGTTTCCAGGTGAGACATCATGGCTCAGAGAAGCTCCTGGGGACCGTTGGTATCATCGCCTCCGTGACCGAACCATTTTGCACTGACTGCCGCCGCACCCGCATCACGGCCGAAGGCAAGGTCATGAGTTGCCTGTTCTCCCGCACAGAAGTGGATTTGCTTGCCTTGTTGCGCGCTGGAATCTCAACGGCCGACGACGACGCTGTGGCCTCCCGGTGGCAGGACGCCATGTGGGCCAAACCACGCGCCCATGGAATGGGTCATCCCGGATTAGGCGATGCAGACTTCATCCAGCCTGACCGCAGCATGAGTGCCATTGGAGGATGA